The Ornithinibacillus sp. 4-3 region TATTACGCACTGCTGTTTGAACGCTTTCAGGTAAGCTATTTAGATTTGTAAGTAAGTCTTCTAAAGACTTATCTTGTAAATCTGCATGCCCCTCTAACGCATTGTTCAAATTAGTTACATACGTGTTGTGATGTTTTGTATGATGGATATTCATTGTTTCCTTATCGATTGTAGGTTCTAATGCATCGTATGCATAAGGTAATTCTGGTAATTCAAACTTTGCCATATTTAGAACATCTCCCTTTATTATTTTAATTTAATGAAAGTTCATTACTTTCTATAGTTAACATTACCAAAACTGGAAGGTTCATGCAAATTTTTAGCTTTAGGTAATGATTAACCTACCCTCTTGTTATAGTATGTACATTCCCAAAATCCATTCCCCTTAAACGTATAACATTTAATTAAAATCTTAATTTAAATCTATGAAATGGATCTATTAGATATTTTTAAGCAAAATAAAAACAAGCTACCCATAATATGCTTGTTTATCAAATGGTGGCTCGGGACGGAATCGAACCGCCGACACAAGGATTTTCAGTCCTTTGCTCTACCGACTGAGCTACCGAGCCATTATTATATGTAATTTTATATTTGCATCTAGCTCCAAAATTGGTTTCGAAGTTTATTCAATGGTGCTTCCTTTGCTCGTCGTGTTGCAAGCTATTTCGATGATGTCGCACTCCTCGCATGCCTGCATATAGAAGAGGTTTCGATGAAGTGTACGGCATGCTCTACCGATTGAGCTACCGAGCCATTTATTATATGTAGATTTATATCTCAATTAATCTAAAAATTCTATGTAAAAATAAAAAAATGGAGGAGGAAGAGGGATTCGAACCCCCGCGGGCTTTGACACCCCTTTCGGTTTTCAAGACCGACCCCTTCAACCAGACTTGGGTATTCCTCCGTATGCTAAATGGTGGACCCTGCAGGACTCGAACCTGCGACCAATCGGTTATGAGCCGATCGCTCTGACCAACTGAGCTAAGGGTCCCTTTACAAATAGGAAATCTTCCTTCCTATAAGTTTCGAATCCGCATCCCAGCTATTTACAAGCATGTAGCATCTATGCGAAAATTTAATTCAAAAAAATGGTAGCGGCGGAGGGGATCGAACCCCCGACCTTACGGGTATGAACCGTACGCTCTCGCCAGCTGAGCTACACCGCCAAAGGCTCCACAGGTAGGATTCGAACCTGCGACCAATCGGTTATGAGCCGATCGCTCTGACCAACTGAGCTAAGGGTCCCTTTACAAATAGGAAATCTTCCTTCCTATAAGTTTCGAATCCGCATCCCAGCTATTTACAAGCATGTAGCATCTATGCGAAAATTTAATTCAAAAAAATGGTAGCGGCGGAGGGGATCGAACCCCCGACCTTACGGGTATGAACCGTACGCTCTCGCCAGCTGAGCTACACCGCCAAAGGCTCCACAGGTAGGATTCGAACCTACGACCGATCGGTTAACAGCCGATAGCTCTACCACTGAGCTACTGTGGAATTATACTAATTTTTTTGTCGTTATTTAATAATTGCGACTTTTTTAATATAACATAGGGAATAATCTATGTCAATATTTTACTTCCTAATAACTTTCTTATTATGTAAGTTATGGTTATTGCGCAAGTTCGACAACAAATATAACTATATCATCACAGAATTGAAATGGCAATATGTTTTATTAGAATTAATTTTTAAAAGCACAAATAAATTATTTCTCTTCTCTAGAGTATCCCAAAACCTGATAACTAAACTATTTAGAAGAAGAAAAAAGGCGAGTTTCCCCACCTCTTTTTCATTCTAATACATGTTCAAAAGGACTCTTCTATTATTTTCTTAATACTTCTTCTGCAATATTAACAGCATGATCAGCAATTCTTTCTAAATCATTGACAATATCAACAAAAATCATACCTGCTGTTGCATCACTTATTCCTTCGTTCATACGAATGATGTGTTTTTTACGGAATTTTTGTTCCATTTGATTAATCAGATTTTCTCTTTGTAAAACGGTTAATGCTTCTTCTTTATCTATATGATTTAATGCATAAATCGACTGTCTTACATTCAATAATGCTAAGTCAAACATATTATTAATATCTTCTAAAGCCTCTTCTGGTAATTGAACTTTATTGGTCACTTGGTATTCAATCGTTTCGATGATATTTTCAAAATGATCTCCTATTCTTTCTATATCGCGAATGGTATCCATTAAACTTGTATGCTCTGCACTTTCTACCTCAGACATTGTTTTAGATGATATGTCAATTAAATATTTTGTAATTTCCTTATCTAAATGATTTAAAGCACCTTCTATTTTCATTGCTGTAGTTGCGTGATGAGGTTGTTTCGTTGTTAAAAATAAGTAAGTTTCATCAAGGCCTTTGCACGCAATATCCCCCATCCGAATCACTTCTGATTTAGCTTGTGATAAAGCTACTGTTGGCGAACGTTGAATAAAAATAGGATCTAAATGCTTCGCTTCATAATCTACAATAATTGCTTCACCTGGAATTAACTTAGTTACTATCCATGCGAGTACACCAATTAATGGTAATTGAATAAATGTATTAAACGTATTGAAACTACCATGAGCAAAGGCAATTGTCATTTGTGGATTTAGATTAAAACTAGCCTGTAAATATGCTACATATGTAGTAAAGAAATCTAAAAAGATAAGAAAAATCACTGTTCCTAGCAGATTAAAAATAACATGTGTCAAAGCCGCTCGTTTAGCAGCTACACTTGTCCCAATTGCAGCAAGCACTGCGGTCATTGTTGTTCCAATATTATCTCCGAATAATACTGGCAGCGCTGCATGAAGATCAATTGCTCCTTCTGAAAAAAGACCTTGTAATATCCCAATAGTTGCACTTGAACTTTGGACAATTAATGTGAAAAAAGTACCTATTACAACACCTAAAACAGGTGTAGAACTCATATTGATCGCTAGCTCTTGAAAGGATGCCAGATTGCTTAAAGGAGCCATTCCACTTGTCATTAAATTAATTCCAAAAAATAATGCTCCAAACCCAAAAATAGCTTGTCCAATCGAAGTAATTCGTTGATGTTTAAAGAAAAAGATTAAGAAACTACCGACAGCAATAATTGGTAAAGCAAAATCTCCAATATCTAATCCAATAATAAAGGCAGTAATCGTTGTTCCAATATTTGCTCCCATAATAACACCAATTGCCTGTCTCAATGTCATAAACCCTGCATTTACAAGCCCAACTGTTAATACAGTAGTACCAGAGCTACTCTGTATAAGCATTGTAACAAGCATTCCTGCTAGCACTCCAAGTAGTGGGTTACTTGTAAATCGATCTAGGATTTCTCTTAATCGTTCTCCTGCTGAATTTTGTAATCCTTCACCTAAATATTTTATACCTAGAAGAAAAATTCCTAATCCTCCGATAAATTCGAATAGGAGTTTCATAAAATCTATTTCCACAAATATCTCAACTCCAATCAAATAACAAATAGACTTCCTGTAGACTATTATTCAAAAGAAAAAGTCTTATGTAAAGGATATACGAAGGAATTAACATTTTCTTTACAACTTCTCTTTTTAGGAATTAATTTTTCTAACTAAAATTCTCGTTCCATCAACCTCTTCTACTCTAATTGGTGTATCTTTTTCAATCCATTCAGCATTTGAAATTCCACTGTATTCTTTACCATCTATTCGTATCGTGCCAATAGGACGTAAATCAGTTAAACTAACTCCTTCTTGCCCTACCAATGCCTTGTATTCCTCGTTCATGGAAGAATAGCCTGCTTCTGAGGTTAACCGATCTGATAATGTTAACTTCGACCAAAGCTTTCTTTTTCTTGTTTTAAATATTTTTAATAACAAGAAGGATGCCCCAGCTCCTAGTAATACACCGATAACTGCATATAATCCAGCAGTTAAGTTTGGTGCAGATAGTGCAACTGCTATAAGAACAGAAACAATCCCAATAGTACCTATTGTCCCATCATTTATGAATTTACCATCTATAATAATCAAAGCTAATCCAATCAAATAAATAATAATCATTAATGTCAATGATTCCGTTTCAGCATAAGTAGTGAAATAAAATGTCATTGTACCAATACCTAAAAGAGCAAATATAGCTCGCATATTAACAAGTATTTCACCAAATAAAAATAATGTTCCTAATCCTGTAATCAACATTGCCATTGGATCCTGTAGTAACCAATCCATTCTGATATCCCCCTTTATTTATTATTATATTTTAAGTATTTCTATTATAACATGTTTTAAAATTTACTATTATGCAAAAATCCCCGGAATAACTGATTTAAAACCTATTTTAAAAAAACAAAGGACGAGGCTGTCCAATAAGCCCCCAAAATAAAACAAGAGGAAGAAAAATAAATCATTTTTCTCTTCTTGTTTTTCATTTGTAAAAAATTCCTGAAAAGTAGCCTGCGAAGCTCAGCTATTTTCAGGATATTGTGGGCTATTGCCACGATCCCGAATTCTGTGTGGACTTTATCGATACCCCGTAAAGAAAATCTACGGAACGACCGATTGCCCTTGATGTGACCGAAAACACTTTCTACTTCCACTTTTCGTTGGGCGTAGATTGCTGCTTCCTCTTCACTTTCAAGGGCTGCTTTTGCCTTAGCTTTCATTTCTTCAAAGATTGTATTCCAAAAAATTTGTCTGTTCCCCTTTGCCTTCGTACACTGGGGCTTCAATGGACAATCCAAACAACTTTCACATTCATAAATTTTATAACTCTGCACATAACCAGACCTATTCTTCCGATTGAGATATTTTTTGAACACGACTCTTCGGTTATTTGGGCAGATATAATCATCCTCATGGGCACGATAGGTCCAATTTTTAAAGTTTTTAATGTCTTTTTTGTACGCTCTTTTTTGTTCTTTGAGATAGGTGCCATAGGGTATTAAAAATTCAAAACGAGGGGATTTCTCTTCACCAATCGCATATAAATAATTTGCTTCACTTCCATAACCTGCATCGGCAATGATCCGTTGAGGCATCGGAAGGTTAGAAGCTGCCAACTTCTCCAAGTGTGGAATAAAACACCGAGTATCATTTGGTCGTTGATGCACGGAGTAATCGACAATCAATTGATTTTCTGTGGCCATTTGTACATTATAGCCTGGCTTCAACTGTCCATTTCTCATATGATCTTCTTTCATCCGCATAAACGTGGCATCCGGATCTGTCTTGGAAAAGCTGTTTCGATCTCCTAAGATGGTTTGATAGGTCTGATACTTTTCCATACGTGGAAGAAAGTTCTCACGTATTTGTTTCATTGGTTTTTTTAAGGTGCTACGACGAGAGCGGAGCTGTTTTCGAAGCTGACTTTCTTCCGTATTTTCGATAGCTTCAGAAAGGGCATCTACTTTTTCTGCTAGTTGATTGGCAATCGCTTCTAAGTCTTCCGCAGTCGCTTCTTCTTTAGAATGGCTTATCTCTAGCTCTTCCTGTGCGGCAATCGTATCGATATGTGCCAACGTTTCCTGGATGCGTTGCTTTAACTGCGCCTCCCATCGCACGGTTGATTTTTTCCATACGAAAGAATACTTATTGGCATTGGCTTCTATCTTTGTGCCATCCAAGAAGTAGTTTTCCATCGTAATCCATTGATCTTCTATCAGTTGCAGAATCATCGTTTCAAATAGCTGATCCATCATGGCTTTCATTCGCTTCCCACGAAACGCATTGATGGTGCGAAAATCAGGGGTTTGCATACCTGCAAGCCACATAGTTGGTAGATTTTCTTTGGTCATTTTTTCGATGTCTCTACAGGAATATATTTTTTGGCTGTAAGCATATAAAATAACTTTCAGCATCATTTTGGGATGAAAGGCTGGTCTACCTCCACCGCTATAATAACGATAGAGCTGTTCCTTTGGGATACGCTCCACCATTTCATCTACCACTCGTGCTACATGATGTGTAGGGATATAATCTTGGATATCAAAAATCACCGTGCTTTGTCGGTTATCGTAAGGTTTAAATAAGGGAGTTGCTGGGTTAGAAGCTGTAACTTTTTCCTCGATTACCTCTAGAGGAAGTGTCGTTTGTGTGGTACAATTTGTATGAGATTTCATAAAAAATCGCCCTTTCTGAAATGTTGTGTGGTAACTCCATTTTACAAGAAAAGGCGATTTTTTTATATGTTTTTTAGGAAGAATAAAGAAAAAAAGGGCCGTCATAGAAAAGCAGTTTTCACTGACTTTTTGGACAGCCCCGTCCTCCATTTCACTAAAAAAGAAAAGGTCGTACAAAGAGAGCCAAAATAATTGAAATTGCTCCTACAACAATAGCTGTATTTCCTAGCCATACAGCATTACGATGTCGAGCAAAGAAGCCAACGATAATTCCTAGGGCTCCTAATATAATCGGTAAAAAGAAAAAAGATAAAACGGATAAAATTAACGCAATCCAACCTGAAAGATTTCTCATTTCAACGCGAAAATCTTCCATTTCATCTACATTTGATGCATCCCACTCTCTAGAAAATTCTTCATCATCTGAATTTCTTTCATCAAAAGATTTATGCTGGTCATTGTAGCGATGATTATTTGTGTTTCTCTCCTGATTTCTTCTTGGATGATTGAAGTAATCCGCCACTTAAATCCCTCCTTTATAAAAATCTAAAATGCAACATTAGTTTATGGATATTTGCCCAAACTTAATATGTTAGTTTATGGCAAGGAATTTTTTCACATTTCAAGGAATGTTTGCATAAGATTCTCTAGGAACAATAAAGGAGCAGATTAACTATGGTAAATCAGTTAAAGAAATTGATTCAACACTACATGACAAACTTAACCGCAAAAGAAGTGCTGACGTATAGTAAAAAGTATAATATTTCTATTTCTGAAGCAGAAGCTCATCAGATTGTAAATTATTTACAAACAACTAGCATTGATCCATTTAAGGCAGCTGATCGAGAAAAAATGTATAATGAATTGGAAAATATTACCAATTCACATACAGCGCAAAAACTTGAGCATTTATTTAACTCCATTATTAAGCTATATGGATTAGAACACCTATTTTCCTAAGAAAAGCAGATGGATTTTCACTCCATCTGCTTTTCTTATGTTTATCCATTTAAAATTTTATTTTTTAAATCAGGATCAAATTCACCTTTACAAATCATTTCAATTTCATATTTATAAGGTGCTTTTTTATTTTTTTTATCTTCTCCAACATAAGGACTTTCTAAAATCTTCGGAAGGTCCATCAGTTGTGGATGATAAACTACTCCATGTAATGCATCAAATCCAATATGTCCAAATCCAAAATTCTCATGTCTATCTTTATGAGCACCTTGTTCATTTTTACTATCATTAATATGGATTACTTTCAAACGATCTATACCAATAATTTTATCAAATTCATTTAAAACACCATCAAAATCTTCACTCACATTATAACCAGCATCATGAATATGACAAGTATCAAGACAAACAGATAAGTGCTCATTATGTGTTACACCATCGATAATTTGTGCCAGTTCTTCAAATGTACGTCCTATTTCTGTACCTTTTCCAGCCATGGTTTCAAGTGCGATTTGTACTTGATCATCCTTCGTTAACACTTCATTTAAACCTTCTATAATTTTCTTAATACCAGCTTCTGCTCCTGCACCAACATGTGCTCCTGGGTGAAGTACAATTTGATGAGCACCAATAGCCGCTGTTCGATCAATTTCACTTCTTAAAAAGGAAACACCAAGTTCAAATGTTTCTGGTTTA contains the following coding sequences:
- a CDS encoding Na/Pi cotransporter family protein, encoding MEIDFMKLLFEFIGGLGIFLLGIKYLGEGLQNSAGERLREILDRFTSNPLLGVLAGMLVTMLIQSSSGTTVLTVGLVNAGFMTLRQAIGVIMGANIGTTITAFIIGLDIGDFALPIIAVGSFLIFFFKHQRITSIGQAIFGFGALFFGINLMTSGMAPLSNLASFQELAINMSSTPVLGVVIGTFFTLIVQSSSATIGILQGLFSEGAIDLHAALPVLFGDNIGTTMTAVLAAIGTSVAAKRAALTHVIFNLLGTVIFLIFLDFFTTYVAYLQASFNLNPQMTIAFAHGSFNTFNTFIQLPLIGVLAWIVTKLIPGEAIIVDYEAKHLDPIFIQRSPTVALSQAKSEVIRMGDIACKGLDETYLFLTTKQPHHATTAMKIEGALNHLDKEITKYLIDISSKTMSEVESAEHTSLMDTIRDIERIGDHFENIIETIEYQVTNKVQLPEEALEDINNMFDLALLNVRQSIYALNHIDKEEALTVLQRENLINQMEQKFRKKHIIRMNEGISDATAGMIFVDIVNDLERIADHAVNIAEEVLRK
- a CDS encoding deoxyribonuclease IV; translated protein: MVKIGSHVSMSGKKMLLASSEEAASYNANTFMIYTGAPQNTRRKPIEELNIEAGKLHMAEYGMTDIVVHAPYIINIANTTKPETFELGVSFLRSEIDRTAAIGAHQIVLHPGAHVGAGAEAGIKKIIEGLNEVLTKDDQVQIALETMAGKGTEIGRTFEELAQIIDGVTHNEHLSVCLDTCHIHDAGYNVSEDFDGVLNEFDKIIGIDRLKVIHINDSKNEQGAHKDRHENFGFGHIGFDALHGVVYHPQLMDLPKILESPYVGEDKKNKKAPYKYEIEMICKGEFDPDLKNKILNG
- a CDS encoding IS1182 family transposase; translated protein: MKSHTNCTTQTTLPLEVIEEKVTASNPATPLFKPYDNRQSTVIFDIQDYIPTHHVARVVDEMVERIPKEQLYRYYSGGGRPAFHPKMMLKVILYAYSQKIYSCRDIEKMTKENLPTMWLAGMQTPDFRTINAFRGKRMKAMMDQLFETMILQLIEDQWITMENYFLDGTKIEANANKYSFVWKKSTVRWEAQLKQRIQETLAHIDTIAAQEELEISHSKEEATAEDLEAIANQLAEKVDALSEAIENTEESQLRKQLRSRRSTLKKPMKQIRENFLPRMEKYQTYQTILGDRNSFSKTDPDATFMRMKEDHMRNGQLKPGYNVQMATENQLIVDYSVHQRPNDTRCFIPHLEKLAASNLPMPQRIIADAGYGSEANYLYAIGEEKSPRFEFLIPYGTYLKEQKRAYKKDIKNFKNWTYRAHEDDYICPNNRRVVFKKYLNRKNRSGYVQSYKIYECESCLDCPLKPQCTKAKGNRQIFWNTIFEEMKAKAKAALESEEEAAIYAQRKVEVESVFGHIKGNRSFRRFSLRGIDKVHTEFGIVAIAHNILKIAELRRLLFRNFLQMKNKKRKMIYFSSSCFILGAYWTASSFVFLK
- a CDS encoding DUF2624 family protein translates to MVNQLKKLIQHYMTNLTAKEVLTYSKKYNISISEAEAHQIVNYLQTTSIDPFKAADREKMYNELENITNSHTAQKLEHLFNSIIKLYGLEHLFS
- a CDS encoding NfeD family protein, with the translated sequence MDWLLQDPMAMLITGLGTLFLFGEILVNMRAIFALLGIGTMTFYFTTYAETESLTLMIIIYLIGLALIIIDGKFINDGTIGTIGIVSVLIAVALSAPNLTAGLYAVIGVLLGAGASFLLLKIFKTRKRKLWSKLTLSDRLTSEAGYSSMNEEYKALVGQEGVSLTDLRPIGTIRIDGKEYSGISNAEWIEKDTPIRVEEVDGTRILVRKINS